Proteins encoded in a region of the Eschrichtius robustus isolate mEscRob2 chromosome 16, mEscRob2.pri, whole genome shotgun sequence genome:
- the PRNP gene encoding major prion protein: MVKSHIANWILVLFVATCTDMGLCKKRPKPGGGWNTGGSRYPGQGSPGGNRYPPQGGGGWGQPHGGGWGQPHGGGWGQPHGGGWGQPHGGGGWGQGGGTHNQWKPSKPKTNMKHVAGAAAAGAVVGGLGGYMLGSAMSRPLIHFGSDYEDRYYRENMYRYPSQVYYRPVDQYNSQNSFVHDCVNITVKQHTVTTTTTKGENFTETDIKMMERVVEQMCITQYQREYQAYYQRGASVILFSSPPVILLISFLIFLIVG; the protein is encoded by the coding sequence ATGGTGAAAAGCCACATAGCCAACTGGATCCTGGTTCTCTTTGTGGCCACGTGCACTGACATGGGCCTCTGCAAGAAGCGACCAAAGCCTGGAGGAGGATGGAACACTGGGGGGAGCCGATACCCAGGACAGGGCAGTCCTGGAGGCAACCGCTATCCACCCCAGGGAGGGGGAGGCTGGGGTCAGCCCCACGGTGGTGGCTGGGGCCAACCCCACGGTGGTGGCTGGGGTCAGCCCCACGGTGGTGGCTGGGGTCAGCCCCATGGTGGCGGAGGCTGGGGTCAAGGTGGTGGCACCCACAATCAGTGGAAGCCCAGTAAGCCGAAAACCAACATGAAGCATGTGGCAGGAGCTGCTGCAGCTGGGGCGGTGGTAGGGGGCCTTGGCGGCTACATGCTGGGGAGTGCCATGAGCAGGCCCCTTATACATTTTGGCAGTGACTATGAGGACCGTTACTATCGTGAAAACATGTACCGTTACCCCAGCCAGGTATACTACAGGCCAGTGGATCAGTATAACAGCCAGAACAGCTTTGTGCATGACTGCGTCAACATCACAGTCAAGCAGCACACggtcactaccaccaccaccaagggGGAGAACTTCACTGAGACGGACATCAAGATGATGGAGCGTGTGGTGGAGCAAATGTGCATCACCCAGTACCAGAGAGAATACCAGGCTTATTACCAAAGAGGAGCAAGTGTGAtcctcttctcctcccctcctgtgATCCTCCTCATCTctttcctcattttcctcataGTGGGATGA